In Emys orbicularis isolate rEmyOrb1 chromosome 12, rEmyOrb1.hap1, whole genome shotgun sequence, one genomic interval encodes:
- the LOC135886260 gene encoding olfactory receptor 5B21-like, which produces MKETGSGNLTTISHILLLRFGILKKKWLPLFTGFLAVYIISMAANLLLVVLDPHLQTPMYFFLSSLSCLEIVSTSNISPVMLADLQTGNVMISLGGCLAQLYLFGALATVECFLLAAMSYDQYLAVCYPLHYPSLMDGRVCRQLVVGSWVGRFLFMGIVSLSLIALSFCGPCEIDDYFCDFQPLLELSCTFTSKVQMVTVRFPFPL; this is translated from the coding sequence ATGAAAGAGACAGGCAGTGGAAACCTCACCACCATCTCCCACATCCTCCTCCTGAGATTTGGGATCCTCAAGAAAAAGTGGCTCCCGCTCTTTACTGGCTTCCTAGCTGTCTATATCATATCCATGGCCGCCAACCTCCTCCTGGTGGTGCTGGACCCCCATCTCCAGACCCCTATGTATTTCTTCCTCtccagcctctcctgcctggaGATTGTCTCCACCTCCAACATCTCCCCTGTGATGCTCGCTGATCTCCAGACAGGCAATGTGATGATATCTCTTGGCGGCTGCCTTGCGCAGCTGTATCTCTTTGGCGCCCTGGCCACCGTGGAGTGCTTCCTGCTGGCAGCCATGTCTTATGACCAGTATTTGGCTGTGTGCTACCCACTCCACTACCCTTCCCTCATGGATGGCAGGGTCTGCAGGCAGCTGGTGGTTGGGTCCTGGGTGGGCAGGTTCCTGTTCATGGGTATTGTGTCACTGTCACTTATAGCCTTGAGCTTCTGCGGGCCCTGCGAGATAGATGACTATTTCTGTGATTTCCAGCCCCTCCTGGAGCTCTCCTGCACCTTCACCTCCAAGGTCCAGATGGTCACTGTCAGGTTTCccttcccactctga